The DNA window CCCTGCCCCGCCTGCACCCCCTCATCGACCTGTGCAACGCGGTGTCCGTCGCCTACGCGATCCCGGTCGCCGTCTTCGACGTCTCCCGCGTCGCGGGCGACCTGGAGGTGAGGTACGCGACCGGAGAGGAGACGTACCTCACCTTCTCCGGCGACAGCGAGCACCCGGCGCCCGGCGAGGTCGTCTTCGCCGACGCCGAGGGCCGCGCCCACGCGCGCCGCTGGACGAACCGCCAGAGCGGCCTGTCCGCCGTCCGCCCGGACACGACCGACGTCCTCATCGTCGCCGAGGCCCTGCACGAGACGGCCCGCGCCGACATCGAGTCCCTGACGGCCGCGCTCGCGGCCGACCTGACCACCCTCTGGCCCGCCGCCACCCCACGCCCGGCGATCCTCACCCCGGCCACCCCCCGCTTCGACACCACCGCCTGACGCGCCCAGCAGTACTCGCCGCTGGTCAACAGCGGCACCTCGACGCTGAATGCGCGGCGCCACCGGGAACGGGCCGAAATGCGGATCATCTGATCTCGTCCGCAGAACACTCTGAGCTCGCTGCAGCTCCCACCCAATAGCGCCCTTTAAGTAACATATGCCGAAATAGCACGAAATTCGTCGCAGTTCGCCGCACCTTCGGGTCCTGCCCTTTCGTGTCACGCAGGATTGCCGGAAGATGTAGAAAGGAATTCATACAGAAGGGATTCCTGATGGATCGGGAACAGGGCGTGATCGTGTGCCGGGCGGCACGCGAGGTGGTCGAACGCGGGGTGCTGAGCGGGCAGTCGTCCTTCGCTCCCGGCCTGCGAGCGTGGACGCCAGACGCCGCGGACGAGTTGTTCCGCCGGTTCGTGGAGAACTTCGACGAGTCCTCCGACGAGTTCCTGGTCAAGCTCAAACGGCAGATCTCCGAAAGCAGCGACGAGGCGATCGTTCTTGCCGCCGAACTGCTCTATCTCAACCTCATGCCGCTGAGCCCGGCCACGATCGGCGTCCACCGCAAATTCGAGATTCTGGACAGCGTGCTGTCGTGGGCGTCCTTCGAGGTGAAGGTGCCCGACGCGTTAGCCGCGGCGGCCTCACCGGGATACATGAAGGGTGGCCAAGCGTTCCTCAACTACCGCTGGGCCCAGTTCGCGTTCCTCATCCGCCTCATGCGGCTTCTGGTGAAGCTGCCTCATGACGAACGGGAATCGGTTCTGCAGGATCCGTGGCGCTTCCGGGACCTCGCCGAGTCGGTGCTCGCCGACTTCGACGGCAAGTCACGGGCCCGTGCTCAGTATCACGTGCTGCTGTTCCTGCTGTTCCCCGACGTGTTCGCCCCGGTGTCCGTCGAGCGCAACAAGCAGCTCATCCGGGATGCCTTCGCCGATCGGCTGGCCGAGCCGACCGGCGATCTCGATCGTGACATCCACGCGATCCGCCTGCGGATCGAGGCAGAACACGGTGGACGGTTCAGCTTCTATGACGAGCCCTGGCGGTCTCGCTGGGAGCCGCCTCCGCCGCCACGGCCGCAGAAGGGCTGGCTGGTACGGGGGGCCAACGTCGACGGCGTCAACGCGATCCCGCTGTGGCTGGCCGACGGCTTCTGCTCGGTCAGCTTCTCCGAAGTTGGACAACTCCCTGCAGGCGCCTCCCGGCAGCAGGTCAAGGACGCCGTCGCCGCCGGGCTCCCCGATGCCAAACAAGGCAAGAAGGATGTCGTGGCCGGGCAGCTGTGGCGTTTCCTCAGCGGCTTCCAAACCGGTGATCTCATCGCGACCGTCGACGGTGATGCCGTCTACGTCGGCACCATCACCGGCGATGCGTACTACGACGATTCCGCCGGCCGTGGCCTGGCGCGCCGCCGTTCGGTCGAGTGGAACCCCACCCCTATGAGCCGTCAGACCCTTGCCGCGGAAGCCCAGGCCAAGCTCAAGACCGTGATGACGATCGGCGAGCTGACCAGTGTGATCGCGGCACTGGCCACCGGCGCCGGGCTGGAGGAACAGGTCACCGACGAGGTGCTCGCCCAGGACGAGACCCGCGGCCTGATCGTGCCGGCGCTCACGCAGGAATTCGCCGACGGCCTGCTCATGCCGCTCGGCTGGCTGCAGGAGACCGCCGACCTGCTGACCGCCAAGCGGCAGCTGATCCTTTACGGCCCGCCCGGCACCGGCAAGACCTACCTGGCCACCAAACTCGGTGAGGCGCTGGCCGGACCCGATCGCACCAGCCTCGTGCAGTTTCATCCTTCCTACGGGTACGAGGACTTCATCGAAGGCTTCCGCCCCCGGCTCGGCGAGAACGGCACGATCGGCTTCGACCTGGTGCCGGGCCCGTTCAAGAACGCCGTGGAAGCCGCGGAGAAGGAACCGGACCGGCCTTATGTCCTCGTCATCGATGAGATCAACCGCGCCAATCTGGCCAAGGTGTTCGGCGAGCTGTACTTTCTCCTGGAATACCGTAACCACGAGATCATGCTGCAGTACTCGCCGGACGAGCCGTTCAAACTGCCCAAGAACGTCTTCATCATCGGCACGATGAACACCATCGACCGCTCGGTGGCATTGATCGACGCGGCCATGCGCCGCCGGTTCGCCTTTCGTGCCCTGGCCCCTGACCGGTCCCCGGTCGACGGGCTGCTACGCCGCTGGCTGGAGCACAAGCAACTTCCCCTTCTACCCGCGCTCCTGCTGGAGGAGGTCAACCGCCGGCTGAACGACCCGGACCGCGCCGTCGGCCCCTCCTACCTGATGACGCCCGATGTGGCCACCCGGCGCGGGCTGGAACTCATCTGGGCGGCCGAGATCCTTCCCCTGCTGGAGGATCAGCTCTACGGCAAAGTCGACGACGTCGAAGCCGAGTACGGCCTGCCGGTCCTGCTCGCCGCGCTCGCTGACACTCCGTCGTGACCCTGCATCTCGACCTCGCCGAGGCCGGCGGCGGCGAGCCCTGGCCTCTGACTGCGGCGCAGGTCGCCACGCTGGCCACCGTTCCCGAACTGGTGGCCCTCACCCCCACCGTGGGCGGACGATGGCGGCTCGCGGGACGCCAGCGTGTCGGGATCGTACGGCTCGGTCACCACGACGGCGCCGTCGAATTACGCATCCAACCGAAAATGCCCGTCCGGCGGCTCCTCGGCCTGCTCGGTGACGACAACGTCTGGCAACACCGACAGATCACCGCTGCCGTCGACGACCTGCTCGTGCCCGCCCTGGCCACGGTGTTCGCCCGCGAGGCGGAGCGCGTGCTTCGCAGCGGAGTTCTGCACGGTTATGTCTACCGCGAGGACGCTCTCACCGTCGTACGGGGCCGGATCAGGACCAGCGCCCAGCTGAGCCGCCGGTTGGGGCTGCCTACCGCGATCGAGGTCGCCTATGACGACTACCTGGCCGACATCTCCGAGAACCGGATACTCCTTGGTGCGATCGAGCTCGCCCAGACCCTCCCCGGTGTCGCGGACAGCACGGCCACGCTGCTGCGTCATCTGAGCGGGAGGCTGGTTGGCGTTGTCCCCGTTCGCCCCGGGGCACCGCTGCCGCCGTGGCGGCCCTCCCGGCTCAACGAGCGTTATGTGCCTGCGCTCCGGTTGGCTGAACTGATCCTTTCCGGAGCCTCACTCCAGCAGGAGGGCGAGCAGGCAATACGGATCGACGGGTTCATCCTGGACATGGCCCAGATCTTCGAACGCTTCCTCACCCGGCAACTGGCCGCGGGGCTTTCGCCGTACAGCCTGCGCTGTGCCGCCCAGCAGAGGCGCCGGCTCGATCAGCAGAGGCGGGCGGTCTTCCGGCCGGACATTCTCATCTCTCGCGACGGGCGGCCCACCGCGGTCGTGGACGCGAAATACCAGGCGCTGGGCGGCACCCCGCCAACGGAGCATCTGTTCCAGCTGATCTCCTACTGCACCGCTCTGGGCCTCACCGAAGGGCACCTCGTCTATGCCTCCGGGACGCCGCCGGCGGAGCCGTACAGGATCAAGAACTCGGACATCCACGTCCACGTGCATGTCCTGGATCTCAACCAGGAGCCCCCTGACCTCGCAGCCGCCGTAGCCTCGTTGGCCGGCTGTGTCGCAGCCGGCCGGCGAGCGCATGCGTGAGGCCGCCGAGCATGCCCTGAACGGCTGGTCGCTCGACGGCCTCACGCCGGATGCCCTGTATCGCCCTGAGTCAGGGGCTTGCCCCGATCAGACGTCGTAGTAGAGCTCGAACTCGTGCGGGTGCGGGCGGAGGCGGATCGGGTCGACCTCGTTCTCCCGCTTGTACGACAGCCACGTCTCGATCAGGTCGGGCGTGAAGACGCCGCCTTCGAGCAGGTAGTCGTGGTCCTCCTCCAGCGCGTTGAGCACGTCGCTGAGGGAGCCGGGCACCTGCGGGATGTTGCGGGCCTCCTCGGGCGGGAGCTCGTAGAGGTCCTTGTCGACCGGCTCCGGCGGCTCGATCTTGTTGCGGATGCCGTCGATGCCGGCCATGAGCATCGCCGCGAAGGCGAAGTACGGGTTGCACGACGGGTCGGGCACCCGGAACTCGATGCGCTTGGCCTTCGGGTTGGAGCCCGTGATCGGGATGCGGACGCAGGCCGACCGGTTGCGCTGCGAGTAGACCAGGTTGACCGGAGCCTCGTAGCCCGGCACCAGGCGGTGGTAGGAGTTGACCGTCGGGTTGGTGAAGGCCAGCAGCGACGGGGCGTGCTTGAGCAGGCCGCCGATGTAGTAGCGGGCGGTGTCGGACAGGCCCGCGTAGCCGACCTCGTCGTAGAACAGCGGCGAGCCGTCCTTCCACAGCGACTGGTGGCAGTGCATGCCGGAGCCGTTGTCACCGAAGATCGGCTTGGGCATGAACGTGACCGTGTGGCCGAACTCCATCGCCGTGCTCTTGATGATGTACTTGTACAGCATCAGGTTGTCGGCGGTCTTGAGCAGCGTCCCGAACTTGAAGTCGATCTCCGCCTGCCCGGCGGTGCCCACCTCGTGGTGCTGCATCTCGACGTCGATGCCGCACTCGATGAGGTTGCGGACCATCTCCGAGCGCAGGTCGGTGAAGTGGTCCATCGGCGGCACCGGGAAGTAGCCGCCCTTGTAGCGCGGCTTGTAGCCGAGGTTGCCGCCCTCGGTGGCCTTGCCGGTGTTCCAGGCGCCCTCGATGGAGTCGATGTAGTAGTAGCCGGCGTTCTGGCGGGTCTCGAACCGGACGTCGTCGAAGATGTAGAACTCGGCCTCAGGGCCGAAGTAGACCGTGTCGGCGATGCCGGTGCCCTTGAGGTATTCCTCCGCCTTGCGGGCGACGTTGCGCGGGTCGCGGCTGTAGGCCTCGCCGGTCAGCGGGTCGTGCACGAAGAAGTTGATGTTGAGCGTCTTGTGCTGCCGGAACGGATCCAGGACGGCGCTGGCCGGGTCGGGCAGCAGGAGCATGTCCGACTCGTGGATCTGCTGGAAACCACGGATCGACGAACCGTCGAACATGAGCCCGTCAGTGAAGACGCTCGCGCCGAAGTTCTCTACCGGGAAGGTGAAGTGGTGCGTCGTCCCCGGCAGGTCGGTGAACCTGACATCGACGAACTGCACCCCTTCGTCACTGATGAACTTCAGGACGTCGTCGGCGGAGTTGAACACTCTCGAACCTCCCTGGGGACTGGCCATCATTGCGACGCTAGGGCTAGGGCGTTTCCGCATGGTGTCCCGACTGTTTCGCACATGTTACGCAGGGTCAGGTCTCCTGCGACGCCCTGCACCCTTCATCGAAGGGCTCCTCGTCCAGGACGTAGGGGTCGTGCGGCACGCCCGTCGGCGCCACGGTGCCGGGCGGCAGGTCGTCGTAGACGGGGTGGATGTAGCCGTCGTCGGTGTCGCAGCGGGCGGGCGTGGCGCTCGCGCCCCAGTCGCTCACCCAGGCGACCAGCCGGCCGCCGTCGCGGTGGAGCAGCACCCGTCCGGTGGGGTGGGTGACGACCCGGATGACGGTCCGCGGCTGACCGGGCCGATGCACGGCGTACACGACGAGGTGGTTGAGCTTCACCTCCACCCCGCGCAGGCCGTCCTCGTGGAACGTCCCGAGGGTGATCTCACCCTTGACCTTGACGACGTCGGTGGCCGGCACGGCGGTGCCCGGGGCGAAGCTGTTGACCGCCTCCCTGCCGAGGCCGTCCGCGCCCGGGTCCAGGCTGAAGGTCCGGCGCTGGTCGCGGTCGAGGGCGGCGACGAAGGCGTCCGGGTCGCCGCCCTCCAGCGTCCTCCTGTCGAGGTACGCCGCCGCCAGCAGGTCGCGTACGCGCTCCAGCCCCTTGGCCACGTCCTTGCGCGACAGGCCGCCCATCGCCCTGGCCTCGGGAAGGACGAAGCCCGCGATCCCGTCGGCGTAGTCCGCGGCGGGCGAGCCGGCGTACGGGTCGGAGGAGACGGCGTCCACCACCGGTGCGACGGCCTCCTCGACCAGCGCTCCCGGCGGGGCCAGCAGGCCGGGCCGGAAGGTCACGACCAGCCCCGCGGCGGCGACCACCGCCGACACGACCACCAGCGCCGGCCACCACCGCCCCGTCCGCCGCCTCGGGGGCGCGGCGTTCCCGAAGCGGTCCCGGAGCCGGGCGAGCGGGTACGGCGAGCCCGCTCCCTGCGGCTTCCGGCCTCCTTGGCGGCCCTGGTCGCCTCGGCGCGCATGCGGCGCCGCTCACCCTCGTCTATCTGTCCGACCAGCTCGTTGAAGCGCTGGTCGAGGTCGTCCCCCTGTGGCATGCGGTCCATGGTGGCGGGTCCATGACGCGGTTGGGTCACGACGCGGACCGGCCGCCCGGGCGGATACCGTTGAAGGCATGAGCAGCAAGGAGCCCCGGTGGACGCAGACGTGGCTCGGCGGGGTCAGGTCCGCCGGCATCGACCTCGGATATCCGGGGGAGCGCCTGGGGCTGCCCCAGGAGGGCAGCGGATCGGTCACCGGCTGGGGCCGCCGCATCGTGGCGCTGGTCATCGACTGGATGATCTGCACGTGGGTGGTCGTGCAGCTGCTGCTGCGGATGAACCCGGCGGATGCGCCGTGGGCGGTGGTGACGGTGTTCGCCGTCCAGTATCTGCTGCTCGTCGCGCTCATGGGGCAGACGTTCGGGCAGCGGCTCATGGGCATCAGGGTCGCGGCGATGGACGGCGGCAGCCCCCGCCTGCTGCCCGTGCTGGTGCGTACGGTGCTGCTCTGCCTGGCCGTGCCCGCGCTGATCTGGGACCGCGACCACCGCGGCCTGCACGACCGGGTGTCCAACACGATGGTCGTCCGCATGTGACGTTCTCCCGATAAAAAGCGTACCGGGTTCAAAAATGTACCCGGTACGGTTTATGCTGTCCGCATGATGATGGCGGGACTCAGGGAGCGGAAGAAGGAGCAGACGCGGCGGCGGATCGCGGAGGTGGCGCTGCGGCTGTTCGACGAGCGGGGCTACGACGCGGTGACCGTCAACGAGGTCGCCGAGGCGGCCGGTGTCGCCAAGGTGACCCTGTTCAGCTACTTCCCGACCAAGGAGTGCCTGGTCACCGACGGGGTGAAGGACGACCTGGCCGCCGTCGTGGCAGCCGGGCGCCGGGACGGGCGCGCGCCGCTCGACGCGCTGCGCGCGCACTTCCTGTCGATGGCCGCCCAGGGCACGGGCGAGATGGACGTCGAGGCGCTGCTGGCCAAGGTGCGCGTCATCGCGTCGAGCCCGGCGCTGATCGGCGCGCTGCAGGCGGTGCGCATGAGCGAGCGCCACGAGCTGGCCGCCGCGCTCGCGGGCGCACCGGGACCTGACGGCGAGGGGGCGGCTCCGGGGGACGGAGGGGATCTCGCGGCGCAGCTCATGGCCGCGCAGATCACCGCCGTCATCGGCACCCTCCAGGAGGCGTTCTTCCAGCGCGTCGCCGGGGGCGCCGGGCTGGAGGAGGCGGGCCGGCGGCTGGCGGACGACGTCGAGCTGGGCTTCGCCCTGCTGGAGCACGGCTTCTCACATATAAAAGGGGAAAATTCGTGAAAAAGGGCATCAATTACGACACCGGGTTCCTGCCGGGCGACGACCTGTCCAGAAAGGCGTTCGACCCCGACCAGGTCGCCCGCGAGATGCGGGTGATCGCCGGGGACCTGCACTGCGACCTGGTCCGCGTCTACGGCCGCGACCCCGCGCGCATCGCCGTGGCCGCCGAGCGGGCCGCCGCCGCGGGCCTGGAGGTCTGGTTCTCCCCGGCCCCCGTGGACCTCGGGCCGGACGAGACGATCGCCTTACTCGCCGACGCGGCCGAGCGCGCCGAGTCGGTCCGCCGCACCGGCGCCGCGGTCGTGCTCGTCGCCGGCTGCGAGATGTCCGCCTTCGGCCACGGGTTCATCGAGGGGGACGGCTACCGCGACCGGCTGCGGGCGATGATGACCGGCGACATCGCCTGGTGGATGGAGCTCATGCAGGTCATGCCGCGTTTCAACGCCTATCTGGCGCGGGTCGCCGAGACGGTGCGGCCGCTGTTCGGCGGCCCCCTGACCTACGCCTCGGGGGCCTGGGAGCCGGTGGACTGGGCGCCGTTCGACCTCGTCGGCGTGAACGCCTACCGTGCCGCCCACAACGCCCACGACTACGTCGACGAGCTGCGCGCCCACCTCAAGCACGGCAAGCCGGTCGCGGTGACGGAGTTCGGCACCTGCCCGTACGCGGGCGCCGGCGATCGCGGCGGCTCGGCGTGGGTGGTGCCCGAGGGCGCGGTGCGCGACGAGGGCGAGCAGGTCCGCTACTTCCACGAGCTCATGGACGTCTTCGAGCGGGAGGGCGTGGACGCCGCCGTATGGTTCACCTACGCCGCCTACAACCGCACCGGCGCGGCCGACCTCGGCTCCTACGGCGTGGTGCGGATGCTCGGCGACACCCGGTGGGAGCCCAAGGAGATCTTCCACGCCATGGCGGCTAGGTACGCGCGCAGCTGAAGATCGCCGTACCGGGCAGGTGCCGGCCGCGCAGCGGGCTCCAGCCGCCCCACACCCGGTCGTGCCCCTCGGGCCACTCCGGCTCCAGCAGCCCGGTGATCGTCAGCCCCGAGGCCACCAGCAGGCCGACCCAGTCGCCCAGCGTGCGGTGATGCTCGATGTAGGTGGGCGTGCCGTGCTCGTCCCGCTCCACGTAGGGGGAGCGGTCGAAGTAGGACCGGTCGGACGTCAGCCCGCGCGGCCCCGGATCGTCGGGGAACGCCCACCGCACCGGATGGCTCACCGAGAACACGAACCGCCCGCCCGGCCGCAGCACCCTGCGCACCTCACGGAAGACGGCCCCGGGATCGGCCACGAACGGCAGCGCCCCGAAGGCGGAGCACGCCACGTCGAACGACGCGCCGGCGAACGGCATCGCCTCGGCGTCGGCCTGCACCGCCGGGACGCGCAGCCCCGTGTCGAGGTCGATCCGCCGGGCGTGCTGGAGCTGCCGGTGCGAGACGTCGAACGCGGCCACCTCGGCCCCCTGGGCGGCCAGCCAGCGCGCGCACTGGGCGGCGCCGCAGCCGATCTCCAGGACGCGGCGGCCGCGCACCTCGCCCAGCAGCCCCGCCTCGGCCTCGTCGAGCCCCTCAGGGCACCACACGAACCCCGTGTCGCGCAGGAACCCGCCGTGCTCGACCTGGTAGTCGTCGGCGTTGCCGTCCCACCACCAGCGGTTGGCCCGCGAAGAGACGGACAGCACTAGCGCATCTTGGGGCCGCGCGGCATGCGGGCGCCCTTGGGCATCGGCCCCTTCGGCAGGGGCATGTTGCGCGGCAGCGAGCGCAGGCGGTCCTTCACCTCGTTGACGGCCGGCTTCTTCAGGTTGCGCGGCAGCTTCATGAGGTGGCGCTGCAGCTTGCCGAGCGGCACCTGCCCCTCGCCGTCACCGCACTGCACGTCGTAGATCTCGACGCCCAGCACCACCCGCGCGACCCGCTTCTTCTCAGCCGCGAGCATCTTCGCCACCCGGTTGCCGGGGCCCTCCGACACGAGCACCACGCCGGGATGGCCGACCACGAGGTGCACGAGGTCCTGGTCGCGGTTGACCGCGATGGCGGGCGTGACCTGCCAGTTGCCCCGCATGCCCTGCAGCACGGCCGCGGCGGCGCCGGTCTGGCCGTGCAGGATCGAGTATTGGGCCTTCTGGGCGAGCTGCCCGAAGACCACCAGACCCACCGTGACCGCGGCCAGCACGCCGATGAACAGCGAATACCACAGATAGTCCGTGACCAGGCCGATCACGACGATCACGGCAAGCGTGCCCATCGCGGAGAGGAAGACGATCGGCATCCCCTTGGGGTTGGCCTGCTTGATGATCTGCGCGATCATGCGGAGCTGCTTGATGCGCCCCGGCTTCTCTGGGTCCTCGGACTTTGCCATGCTCTGAAGGATACAAACCAACTGGTGGACAATGGAAAACGCGGCCGCCGATTTCGCGATGAGCTACATCTCCGGCCGGATCTCCACCGTGATCGACAGCCGCGGATCGGCGACGCCGCGCCCCGCCGTGACCACGTGCTCGCCCTCCACCGTACGCCAGCCGCCGTCCCACACCTGGAAGGCCCGCTCGTCGAGGAACACGGTGGACAGCACGGTCCGCCCCGGCTCGGCCTCGACCACGTCGAACCCGGCCAGCCGCACGTCCCCGGGCTCCCCGGACGGGTGGGCGTAGAGCTGCACGACCTCGCGGCCCGGCCGGT is part of the Nonomuraea coxensis DSM 45129 genome and encodes:
- a CDS encoding RDD family protein, whose product is MSSKEPRWTQTWLGGVRSAGIDLGYPGERLGLPQEGSGSVTGWGRRIVALVIDWMICTWVVVQLLLRMNPADAPWAVVTVFAVQYLLLVALMGQTFGQRLMGIRVAAMDGGSPRLLPVLVRTVLLCLAVPALIWDRDHRGLHDRVSNTMVVRM
- a CDS encoding class I SAM-dependent methyltransferase, with the translated sequence MLSVSSRANRWWWDGNADDYQVEHGGFLRDTGFVWCPEGLDEAEAGLLGEVRGRRVLEIGCGAAQCARWLAAQGAEVAAFDVSHRQLQHARRIDLDTGLRVPAVQADAEAMPFAGASFDVACSAFGALPFVADPGAVFREVRRVLRPGGRFVFSVSHPVRWAFPDDPGPRGLTSDRSYFDRSPYVERDEHGTPTYIEHHRTLGDWVGLLVASGLTITGLLEPEWPEGHDRVWGGWSPLRGRHLPGTAIFSCART
- a CDS encoding B3/B4 domain-containing protein → MRFQHSAALWRDFPELVPGVLAARGLHDGVSVDDRLVPYTEAAAKRLATATESELPEIRAWRRVFTRMGLKPTQYRCASESLLRRFRKEGALPRLHPLIDLCNAVSVAYAIPVAVFDVSRVAGDLEVRYATGEETYLTFSGDSEHPAPGEVVFADAEGRAHARRWTNRQSGLSAVRPDTTDVLIVAEALHETARADIESLTAALAADLTTLWPAATPRPAILTPATPRFDTTA
- a CDS encoding McrC family protein, with product MTLHLDLAEAGGGEPWPLTAAQVATLATVPELVALTPTVGGRWRLAGRQRVGIVRLGHHDGAVELRIQPKMPVRRLLGLLGDDNVWQHRQITAAVDDLLVPALATVFAREAERVLRSGVLHGYVYREDALTVVRGRIRTSAQLSRRLGLPTAIEVAYDDYLADISENRILLGAIELAQTLPGVADSTATLLRHLSGRLVGVVPVRPGAPLPPWRPSRLNERYVPALRLAELILSGASLQQEGEQAIRIDGFILDMAQIFERFLTRQLAAGLSPYSLRCAAQQRRRLDQQRRAVFRPDILISRDGRPTAVVDAKYQALGGTPPTEHLFQLISYCTALGLTEGHLVYASGTPPAEPYRIKNSDIHVHVHVLDLNQEPPDLAAAVASLAGCVAAGRRAHA
- a CDS encoding TetR/AcrR family transcriptional regulator, which encodes MMMAGLRERKKEQTRRRIAEVALRLFDERGYDAVTVNEVAEAAGVAKVTLFSYFPTKECLVTDGVKDDLAAVVAAGRRDGRAPLDALRAHFLSMAAQGTGEMDVEALLAKVRVIASSPALIGALQAVRMSERHELAAALAGAPGPDGEGAAPGDGGDLAAQLMAAQITAVIGTLQEAFFQRVAGGAGLEEAGRRLADDVELGFALLEHGFSHIKGENS
- the glnA gene encoding type I glutamate--ammonia ligase, whose translation is MFNSADDVLKFISDEGVQFVDVRFTDLPGTTHHFTFPVENFGASVFTDGLMFDGSSIRGFQQIHESDMLLLPDPASAVLDPFRQHKTLNINFFVHDPLTGEAYSRDPRNVARKAEEYLKGTGIADTVYFGPEAEFYIFDDVRFETRQNAGYYYIDSIEGAWNTGKATEGGNLGYKPRYKGGYFPVPPMDHFTDLRSEMVRNLIECGIDVEMQHHEVGTAGQAEIDFKFGTLLKTADNLMLYKYIIKSTAMEFGHTVTFMPKPIFGDNGSGMHCHQSLWKDGSPLFYDEVGYAGLSDTARYYIGGLLKHAPSLLAFTNPTVNSYHRLVPGYEAPVNLVYSQRNRSACVRIPITGSNPKAKRIEFRVPDPSCNPYFAFAAMLMAGIDGIRNKIEPPEPVDKDLYELPPEEARNIPQVPGSLSDVLNALEEDHDYLLEGGVFTPDLIETWLSYKRENEVDPIRLRPHPHEFELYYDV
- a CDS encoding AAA family ATPase, whose protein sequence is MDREQGVIVCRAAREVVERGVLSGQSSFAPGLRAWTPDAADELFRRFVENFDESSDEFLVKLKRQISESSDEAIVLAAELLYLNLMPLSPATIGVHRKFEILDSVLSWASFEVKVPDALAAAASPGYMKGGQAFLNYRWAQFAFLIRLMRLLVKLPHDERESVLQDPWRFRDLAESVLADFDGKSRARAQYHVLLFLLFPDVFAPVSVERNKQLIRDAFADRLAEPTGDLDRDIHAIRLRIEAEHGGRFSFYDEPWRSRWEPPPPPRPQKGWLVRGANVDGVNAIPLWLADGFCSVSFSEVGQLPAGASRQQVKDAVAAGLPDAKQGKKDVVAGQLWRFLSGFQTGDLIATVDGDAVYVGTITGDAYYDDSAGRGLARRRSVEWNPTPMSRQTLAAEAQAKLKTVMTIGELTSVIAALATGAGLEEQVTDEVLAQDETRGLIVPALTQEFADGLLMPLGWLQETADLLTAKRQLILYGPPGTGKTYLATKLGEALAGPDRTSLVQFHPSYGYEDFIEGFRPRLGENGTIGFDLVPGPFKNAVEAAEKEPDRPYVLVIDEINRANLAKVFGELYFLLEYRNHEIMLQYSPDEPFKLPKNVFIIGTMNTIDRSVALIDAAMRRRFAFRALAPDRSPVDGLLRRWLEHKQLPLLPALLLEEVNRRLNDPDRAVGPSYLMTPDVATRRGLELIWAAEILPLLEDQLYGKVDDVEAEYGLPVLLAALADTPS
- a CDS encoding DUF4191 domain-containing protein, with translation MAKSEDPEKPGRIKQLRMIAQIIKQANPKGMPIVFLSAMGTLAVIVVIGLVTDYLWYSLFIGVLAAVTVGLVVFGQLAQKAQYSILHGQTGAAAAVLQGMRGNWQVTPAIAVNRDQDLVHLVVGHPGVVLVSEGPGNRVAKMLAAEKKRVARVVLGVEIYDVQCGDGEGQVPLGKLQRHLMKLPRNLKKPAVNEVKDRLRSLPRNMPLPKGPMPKGARMPRGPKMR